In a single window of the Drosophila miranda strain MSH22 chromosome XL, D.miranda_PacBio2.1, whole genome shotgun sequence genome:
- the LOC108165107 gene encoding O-acyltransferase like protein translates to MLIILLLIKVLAVLGKGWPWENKSLLVDIVETVPKRSNATMSQCEKQLLQLGDALQGQKFWALKALDASGEGFSNIMMGPSLWLGSRATCRAVNEPMLLDLTAQMSKLLVEVAPFAFDYQVAYIRARSPWQISISIKEDPMLHIGLCLPSSCSTPRVERLLRQALITGQSFQRWDMRPQLEYVKKPQLKQDFYKSRTLHLVLGVITGILLLTVLAVSGLDNRSRIVACFNVSTNWQRLYQEVNPSQENSVINGLRVYAAFTLLGVHVIWYKYFSVDPSVEILNKLVHMTMRHTYIPLVVEVFFVISGFLTVTNFLRDEKLQQNIARDSLRGNVQRYLRQLLHRFLRLAPMQFVVLLIGTLSMEYQKQVSVFHISDSMDELCPRHWHRQLLFIQNLFPVIELCGNWTWSLACDMQLHMLALLMLFIHTRHPRVVRSLVALILAVNIAYTLLVMEILKVGGNFDDFIHSGKLLYVSPIVRTLAYIVGGAYGYSHVRGSPTPFDQILPNRVAKLGLVFLMLYLTNQVVGPNPSSPLLITIFMILLRLLLAAGTSHLIRIGDKADTSESYPPIRWLLVLLQASSIQRAGRFTYAIYLLNPIVILNFYYSFSGGLQADFFVIFLLIVAHSVICYVLANGLTLIFESPFNRLSSLVLATMFSKEKSL, encoded by the exons ATGCTGATAATTCTGTTGCTGATTAAAGTCCTCGCCGTGCTGGGCAAGGGCTGGCCATGGGAGAACAAATCCCTGCTTGTGGACATCGTAGAAACGGTTCCAAAGAGATCCAATGCTACGATGAGCCAGTGCGAGAAGCAGCTGCTACAGCTGGGCGATGCCTTGCAGGGCCAGAAGTTCTGGGCGTTGAAGG CTCTGGATGCTTCGGGCGAGGGCTTTTCCAACATTATGATGGGCCCGAGTTTGTGGTTGGGCAGTCGGGCCACCTGCCGTGCTGTCAATGAACCAATGCTTCTGGACCTGACCGCGCAAATGTCGAAACTCCTCGTGGAGGTGGCCCCCTTTGCTTTTGATTACCAAGTAGCCTACATCAGGGCCAGATCTCCTTGGCAAATATCGATTTCTATTAAGGAGGATCCTATGCTCCACATTGGTCTCTGCCTGCCtagcagttgcagcacccCCAGAGTCGAGCGACTACTGCGCCAGGCCCTGATCACGGGCCAGAGCTTTCAGCGCTGGGATATGCGTCCACAGCTTGAGTACGTGAAGAAGCCACAACTGAAGCAGGATTTCTACAAGAGCCGAACACTCCACTTGGTCCTGGGTGTGATAACAGGAATACTCCTGCTGACCGTCCTGGCCGTCAGTGGACTTGATAACCGTTCCCGCATCGTAGCCTGCTTTAATGTATCTACGAACTGGCAACGCTTGTATCAGGAAGTGAATCCCAGCCAGGAGAACAGCGTCATCAATGGGCTGAGGGTCTACGCTGCTTTCACTCTTTTGGGGGTGCATGTGATCTGGTACAAGTACTTTTCCGTGGACCCTTCGGTGGAGATTCTCAACAAGCTGGTCCACATGACCATGAGGCACACCTACATACCACTTGTGGTGGAGGTGTTCTTTGTTATTAG CGGCTTCCTTACCGTGACGAATTTTCTACGGGACGAGAAACTGCAACAGAACATTGCCCGGGACAGCCTGCGCGGGAACGTGCAGCGCTACCTCAGGCAGCTGCTGCATCGCTTCCTGCGTCTTGCTCCTATGCAGTTCGTAGTCCTTCTAATAGGAACCCTCAGCATGGAATACCAGAAACAGGTGTCCGTCTTTCACATAAGCGATTCGATGGACGAGCTCTGCCCTCGGCATTGGCACCGCCAGTTGCTATTCATCCAAAACCTTTTTCCCGTCATTGAGCTCTGTGGGAACTGGACCTGGTCGCTGGCTTGTGATATGCAGCTCCATATGTTGGCTCTGCTGATGCTCTTCATTCACACCAGGCATCCGAGGGTGGTACGATCTTTGGTTGCTCTGATTCTGGCGGTGAACATTGCCTATACGCTTCTGGTGATGGAGATCTTGAAGGTGGGCGGCAATTTTGATGATTTCATCCACTCGGGCAAATTGTTGTACGTGAGTCCCATTGTCCGCACGCTTGCCTATATTGTTGGCGGTGCCTATGGGTATTCTCATGTGCGGGGCAGCCCGACTCCTTTCGATCAGATACTGCCTAATCGGGTGGCCAAGCTGGGACTGGTCTTCCTTATGCTGTATCTAACGAACCAGGTGGTCGGCCCGAATCCATCCTCGCCACTTCTGATAACCATTTTCATGATCCTTCTCCGACTGCTTCTGGCCGCAGGGACTAGCCATCTGATCAGAATCGGGGACAAGGCAGATACGAGCGAATCGTATCCACCCATTCGCTGGCTCCTTGTCCTCCTGCAGGCCAGTTCCATCCAGCGGGCCGGCCGATTCACCTACGCCATCTACTTGCTGAATCCTATAGTCATTCTCAACTTCTACTACTCATTCAGCGGCGGATTACAGGCCGATTTCTTCGTTATT TTCCTTCTGATTGTGGCCCACTCGGTGATTTGCTACGTTCTGGCCAACGGACTCACGCTGATATTTGAGAGCCCATTCAACAGGCTGTCCAGCCTGGTGCTGGCCACCATGTTCTCCAAGGAAAAGAGTCTTTAA